One part of the Helicobacter cetorum MIT 99-5656 genome encodes these proteins:
- a CDS encoding HpaA family protein: MKASKYLVKGFKNTWQQCLLGASVVALLVGCNPKIIEANKVALNLSYQPSSHNAQALNKKILLLKPAFQYSDNIAKEYENKFKDQVALKVEEILKNQGYKVVSLDSSEKDDLSFSQKKEGYLALAMSGEIVLRPDPKKTTQKKSEPGLLFSTGLDKMEGILVSAGFIKILLIEPMSGEVLDSFMLDLSELDIHEKFIRTTHSSHSGGLAGAMVKGFDNSNDAIKNALNKVFVDIMGQVDKKLTQNNLEAYQKDAQELKNKKNKS; this comes from the coding sequence ATGAAAGCGAGCAAATATCTTGTGAAAGGCTTTAAAAACACATGGCAACAATGCCTTTTAGGTGCAAGTGTTGTGGCCTTATTAGTGGGCTGTAATCCTAAGATTATTGAGGCAAATAAGGTTGCTTTGAATTTGAGCTATCAACCAAGCTCACATAATGCACAGGCATTGAACAAAAAGATTTTACTTTTAAAACCAGCCTTTCAATATAGCGATAACATTGCTAAGGAATATGAAAATAAATTTAAAGACCAAGTCGCCCTTAAAGTTGAAGAGATTTTAAAAAATCAAGGCTACAAGGTTGTGAGTTTGGATAGTAGTGAGAAAGATGATTTGTCTTTTTCACAGAAGAAAGAAGGGTATTTGGCTCTTGCTATGAGCGGTGAAATTGTCTTACGCCCTGACCCTAAAAAAACCACACAGAAAAAATCAGAACCCGGATTGTTATTTTCTACCGGTTTGGACAAAATGGAAGGGATTTTGGTTTCAGCCGGATTTATTAAAATATTACTCATAGAGCCTATGAGTGGGGAAGTTTTGGACTCTTTTATGCTTGATTTGAGTGAGTTGGATATTCATGAAAAATTTATACGCACCACCCATTCTAGCCATAGTGGGGGACTAGCTGGGGCTATGGTTAAGGGCTTTGACAATTCAAACGATGCAATTAAAAACGCTTTGAACAAAGTTTTTGTGGATATTATGGGACAGGTGGATAAAAAACTTACTCAAAATAATTTAGAAGCCTACCAAAAAGACGCCCAAGAGTTGAAAAATAAGAAAAATAAGTCCTAA
- the mog gene encoding molybdopterin adenylyltransferase — MQTIHVGVLSASDRASKGIYEDLSGQAIQEVLGEYLLNPLEFHYEILADEIDLIEKALIKMCDEYQCDLVVTTGGTGPALRDVTPEATEKVCQKMLPGFGELMRMASLKYVPTAILSRQSAGIRNKSLIVNLPGKPKSIRECLEAIFPAIPYCIDLILGNYMEVNEKNIQAFRPKQS; from the coding sequence ATGCAAACCATTCATGTAGGCGTTTTGAGTGCGAGCGATAGAGCATCAAAAGGGATTTATGAAGATTTAAGCGGTCAAGCGATACAAGAAGTGTTGGGTGAATATTTGCTCAATCCTTTAGAATTTCATTATGAAATTTTAGCTGATGAAATAGATTTGATTGAAAAAGCACTCATAAAAATGTGTGATGAGTATCAGTGTGATTTGGTCGTTACAACTGGTGGCACAGGCCCCGCTCTAAGAGATGTAACCCCAGAAGCCACAGAAAAAGTGTGTCAAAAAATGCTTCCTGGATTTGGAGAACTCATGCGAATGGCTAGCTTAAAATATGTGCCTACAGCGATTTTATCGCGCCAAAGCGCTGGCATTAGAAATAAGAGTTTGATTGTCAATCTTCCTGGTAAGCCAAAAAGCATTAGAGAATGTTTAGAAGCAATCTTTCCAGCCATTCCTTATTGCATAGATTTGATTTTAGGAAATTACATGGAAGTGAATGAAAAAAATATTCAAGCTTTTCGCCCCAAACAATCTTAA
- the modB gene encoding molybdate ABC transporter permease subunit produces MDNEFLITMRLSFSLALITTLILLPIGIFLGYFLSFKRNLLSSLVETLVYMPLVLPPSVLGFYLLLAFSPNSFLGAFLQNTLNLKLAFSFQGLVIGSVIFSLPFMVSPIKSALISLPTSLKEASYSLGKKECYTLFFVLLPNIKPSLLIAIITTFIHTIGEFGVVMMLGGDILGETRVASIAIFNEAEALNYAKAHQYALTLTLISFSLLFITLFLNKKQSSFL; encoded by the coding sequence GTGGATAATGAATTTTTAATTACCATGCGTTTGAGCTTTTCTTTAGCTTTGATTACCACTCTTATTTTGTTGCCCATAGGCATTTTCTTAGGCTATTTTTTAAGCTTCAAACGCAATCTTTTAAGTAGCTTGGTAGAAACGCTTGTATATATGCCTTTAGTTTTGCCCCCAAGTGTTTTGGGATTTTATCTTCTTTTAGCTTTTTCGCCTAACTCGTTCTTAGGGGCGTTTTTACAAAATACCTTAAATTTAAAGCTTGCTTTTAGCTTTCAAGGACTTGTTATAGGGAGTGTGATTTTTTCCTTGCCCTTTATGGTAAGCCCTATTAAAAGCGCGTTAATTTCCTTGCCTACTTCTTTAAAAGAAGCGAGCTATAGCTTGGGTAAAAAGGAATGTTACACCCTTTTTTTTGTCCTACTTCCTAATATCAAGCCTAGCCTACTGATTGCTATTATTACAACCTTTATCCACACTATAGGGGAATTTGGCGTGGTGATGATGCTTGGGGGTGATATACTAGGCGAGACAAGAGTGGCTAGTATTGCAATTTTTAATGAAGCTGAAGCACTTAATTATGCTAAAGCCCATCAATACGCCTTAACGCTTACTCTCATTAGTTTTAGTCTATTATTTATCACTCTATTTTTAAATAAAAAACAAAGCTCGTTTTTATGA
- the modA gene encoding molybdate ABC transporter substrate-binding protein, with protein sequence MKNMFKTLIVLLLLSSSTLLAKDLNIAAAANLTHALKALIKEFQKEHPDTKISTSFGSSGKLYTQIAQNAPFDLFISADKERPKKLYDEKLTPFKEEVYAKGVLVLWSKNLKINSLDILKDPKIKHIAMANPKLAPYGKASLEVLEHLKLTPSLQPKIIYGTSISQAHQFVLTNNAQIGFGALSLIDKKDKNLSYFIVDKALYNPIEQALIITKHGVNNPLAKVFKDFLFSPKAQTIFKEYGYIVN encoded by the coding sequence ATGAAAAACATGTTTAAAACATTAATTGTGTTGTTGCTGTTGTCTTCAAGCACTCTGTTAGCAAAAGATTTAAACATCGCTGCTGCTGCTAATCTCACGCATGCTCTAAAAGCTCTTATAAAAGAGTTTCAAAAAGAACACCCAGATACTAAGATTAGCACTAGCTTTGGCTCTTCAGGAAAGCTCTACACTCAAATTGCTCAAAACGCCCCTTTTGATTTATTCATCTCAGCAGACAAGGAGAGACCTAAAAAACTTTATGATGAAAAATTAACTCCCTTTAAAGAAGAAGTTTATGCTAAAGGGGTGTTAGTTTTATGGAGCAAGAATCTTAAAATTAATTCTTTAGACATTCTTAAAGACCCTAAGATTAAGCATATCGCTATGGCTAATCCTAAGTTAGCTCCCTATGGAAAAGCGAGCTTAGAAGTTTTAGAGCATTTAAAACTCACTCCTAGCCTTCAACCTAAAATCATTTATGGCACTTCTATTTCACAAGCACATCAATTCGTTCTCACTAACAACGCTCAAATAGGCTTTGGAGCCTTATCTCTCATAGATAAAAAGGATAAAAATCTCTCTTATTTCATTGTTGATAAAGCCCTTTATAACCCTATTGAACAAGCCTTAATCATTACCAAGCATGGGGTTAATAACCCTTTAGCCAAAGTTTTTAAAGATTTCTTATTCAGTCCTAAGGCTCAAACTATCTTTAAAGAATACGGCTACATTGTAAATTAA
- a CDS encoding glycosyltransferase family 25 protein: MRVFIIHLSEKTCQDFCLQETHITPLLESLKLQGISYEIFDAIYSKGSLTQLHPLVLEHLHPCFVVEDLLAFCKNKENSAYALKDFFYALMHCGKRMGFGELGCYASHYLLWQKCVKLNEAICILEDDVSLKEHFKESLEFCKEHINELGYIRLMHLEENVAKKKTSIKGVSKILHFKDGIGTQGYVLAPKAAHQLLKYSAKKWVMPIDCVMDRYYWHGVKNYVLEEFAITCDEINTKASNTEKQRPKKLSLSIRIGRSLHKGVVKIFSRWF, encoded by the coding sequence ATGCGTGTTTTTATTATCCATTTAAGCGAGAAGACTTGCCAAGATTTTTGTTTGCAAGAAACTCATATTACTCCCCTTTTAGAGAGCCTTAAACTTCAGGGAATTTCTTATGAAATTTTTGATGCGATTTATTCTAAAGGTTCTTTAACTCAATTACACCCCTTGGTTTTGGAGCATTTACACCCTTGCTTTGTTGTTGAAGATTTACTAGCTTTTTGCAAAAATAAAGAGAATTCTGCTTATGCGTTGAAAGATTTTTTTTATGCCCTAATGCATTGTGGGAAGAGAATGGGATTTGGAGAGCTTGGGTGTTATGCGAGCCATTACTTGCTGTGGCAAAAATGTGTCAAGCTCAATGAAGCAATTTGTATTTTAGAAGATGATGTTTCTTTAAAAGAGCATTTTAAAGAGAGTTTGGAGTTCTGTAAAGAACATATCAATGAGTTAGGCTATATTCGTTTGATGCATTTAGAAGAGAATGTGGCTAAAAAAAAGACTTCTATTAAGGGGGTTTCTAAAATCTTGCATTTTAAAGATGGCATTGGCACTCAAGGCTATGTCCTAGCCCCAAAAGCTGCTCATCAATTATTAAAATACAGCGCTAAAAAATGGGTTATGCCTATAGATTGCGTGATGGATAGGTATTATTGGCATGGGGTAAAGAACTATGTGTTAGAGGAGTTTGCTATTACTTGCGATGAAATAAATACCAAAGCTTCCAATACAGAAAAACAAAGACCTAAAAAATTATCCTTAAGCATTAGAATAGGTCGCTCTTTACACAAAGGGGTGGTTAAAATATTCAGTAGGTGGTTTTGA
- a CDS encoding DUF3943 domain-containing protein has product MRATIEFMLHLFKTLLWVVCIVVLLFHLNFLNAKSTQLEEMLKHHPKNFAWKHFKEKFKRSNTLYYTPSSRWKYLGTSIGILGVSFVVGIVGLYLMPESVTNWDKERFGIRSWFEDVRVGPRLDRDSFIFNEVLHPYFGAIYYMQPRMAGFSWMTSVFFSFISSTLFWEYGVEAFVEVPSWQDLIITPLVGSILGEGFYQLTRYIQKNGGKLFNSLFLGRLMIALMDPIGFIIRDLGLGEALGIYNKNEWHSSLSPGGLNLTYKF; this is encoded by the coding sequence ATGAGAGCTACAATTGAGTTCATGCTACACTTATTTAAAACACTCCTTTGGGTGGTTTGTATAGTTGTTTTATTGTTTCATTTAAATTTTTTAAATGCTAAAAGCACCCAATTAGAAGAAATGCTTAAGCACCACCCTAAAAATTTCGCTTGGAAGCATTTCAAGGAAAAATTCAAACGAAGTAATACGCTTTATTATACCCCTAGTAGTCGGTGGAAATATTTAGGCACTAGTATAGGCATTTTAGGGGTTTCTTTTGTAGTAGGCATTGTGGGGTTGTACCTTATGCCAGAGAGCGTAACGAATTGGGATAAAGAAAGGTTTGGTATTAGAAGTTGGTTTGAAGATGTGCGTGTGGGACCTAGATTAGATAGAGATAGCTTTATTTTTAATGAGGTTTTACACCCTTATTTTGGAGCTATTTACTATATGCAACCACGCATGGCTGGGTTTAGTTGGATGACTTCAGTCTTTTTTTCTTTCATTTCTTCTACGCTTTTTTGGGAGTATGGGGTAGAAGCGTTTGTAGAAGTGCCTAGCTGGCAAGATTTAATCATTACGCCTTTAGTTGGCTCCATACTAGGAGAAGGGTTTTACCAGCTCACTCGCTACATTCAAAAAAATGGTGGGAAGTTGTTTAATTCGTTGTTTTTGGGGCGTTTAATGATAGCTCTAATGGACCCTATAGGCTTTATCATCAGGGATTTGGGACTTGGAGAAGCTTTAGGGATTTATAATAAAAATGAATGGCATTCTAGTTTAAGCCCAGGTGGTTTGAATTTGACCTACAAATTTTGA
- a CDS encoding MoaD/ThiS family protein, translating into MVEVRFFGPIKEENFSVQASNLKELRAILQEKESVKEWLSVCAIALNDTLIDNLDTPLKEGDVISLLPPVCGG; encoded by the coding sequence ATGGTAGAAGTGCGATTTTTTGGGCCCATAAAAGAAGAAAATTTTTCAGTTCAAGCAAGCAATCTAAAAGAATTAAGAGCGATTTTACAAGAAAAAGAGAGTGTGAAAGAGTGGTTGAGTGTTTGTGCTATAGCACTCAATGATACTTTAATAGATAATTTGGATACGCCCTTAAAAGAAGGCGATGTCATTAGTTTGTTGCCGCCGGTTTGTGGGGGTTAG
- the ribA gene encoding GTP cyclohydrolase II, with amino-acid sequence MKHLEVSNKAKLPTKFGEFYIQSFREKDLCGFKDHLVVFTPNFSENPLVRLHSECLTGDALGSQKCDCGGELQMAMERIISSKEGGLVIYLRQEGRGIGLFHKVNAYALQDKGYDTIQANEMIGFKDDERDYSIVGEILEYYHIKKMRLLTNNPKKIMALEKYAEIERESLIVCANEHNQRYLEVKKLKMGHLL; translated from the coding sequence TTGAAGCATTTAGAAGTTTCTAATAAAGCCAAATTGCCGACTAAATTTGGAGAGTTCTACATCCAGTCCTTTAGAGAAAAGGACTTGTGTGGTTTTAAAGACCATTTGGTGGTTTTTACCCCTAATTTTTCTGAAAACCCCTTGGTGCGTCTGCATTCAGAATGTTTGACCGGTGATGCTTTAGGTTCTCAAAAATGCGATTGTGGGGGGGAATTACAAATGGCAATGGAAAGGATTATTAGCTCTAAAGAAGGGGGGCTAGTGATTTATTTGCGTCAAGAAGGGCGTGGGATAGGGTTGTTTCATAAGGTTAATGCCTACGCACTGCAAGATAAGGGCTATGATACGATTCAAGCTAATGAGATGATAGGGTTTAAAGATGATGAGAGAGATTATAGTATTGTGGGGGAGATTTTAGAATACTACCACATTAAAAAAATGCGATTACTCACTAATAACCCCAAAAAAATCATGGCTTTAGAAAAATACGCTGAAATTGAAAGAGAGAGCTTGATTGTGTGTGCTAATGAGCATAATCAAAGGTATTTAGAAGTGAAAAAGCTAAAAATGGGGCATTTATTGTGA
- the moaC gene encoding cyclic pyranopterin monophosphate synthase MoaC: protein MKLTHLNEENQPKMVDVGDKEVTERIALASGKISMSQEAYEAIIKEQVKKGPVLQTAIVASIMGAKKTSELIPMCHSLVLNGVDIDILEEEETCSFKIYARVKTQAKTGVEMEALMSVSIGLLTIYDMVKAIDKSMVISDVMLEYKSGGKSGIYNAKK, encoded by the coding sequence ATGAAACTCACTCATTTAAATGAAGAAAATCAGCCTAAAATGGTAGATGTGGGGGATAAGGAAGTGACTGAACGCATTGCTTTAGCAAGCGGAAAAATCAGCATGAGCCAAGAAGCCTATGAGGCCATCATTAAGGAACAAGTCAAAAAAGGTCCTGTATTACAAACCGCTATTGTTGCGAGCATCATGGGGGCTAAAAAAACAAGTGAGTTAATTCCTATGTGTCATTCTTTGGTATTGAATGGAGTGGATATTGATATTTTAGAAGAGGAAGAGACTTGTAGTTTTAAAATTTATGCAAGAGTGAAAACTCAAGCCAAAACAGGCGTAGAAATGGAAGCTCTAATGAGTGTAAGCATAGGACTTTTAACGATTTATGACATGGTAAAAGCGATAGATAAGAGCATGGTTATTAGTGATGTAATGTTAGAGTATAAGAGTGGGGGAAAGAGTGGCATTTATAACGCTAAGAAATAA
- a CDS encoding bifunctional 3,4-dihydroxy-2-butanone 4-phosphate synthase/GTP cyclohydrolase II, which yields MFLKRVDEALEAFRNGEMLIVMDDEDRENEGDLVLAGIFSTPEKINFMATHARGLICVSLTKDLAKQFELPPMVSVNDSNHETAFTVSIDAKEAKTGISAFERHLTIDLLCKETTKPSDFVRPGHIFPLIAKDGGVLERTGHTEASVDLCKLAGLKPVSVICEIMKEDGSMARRGDKFLSDFATKHNLKTLYVSDLISYRLENENLLKMFCQEEKEFLKHQTQCYTFLDHQQKNHYAFKFKGSKPNDLAPLVRFHPIKEDFDFLTSSAFDVFFKALEYLKLEGGYLIFMNTHSKESNVVKNFGIGALVLKNLGIESFRLLSASEDKEYKALSGFGLKLVETINL from the coding sequence ATGTTTTTAAAACGAGTAGATGAAGCTTTAGAAGCTTTTAGAAATGGCGAAATGCTAATTGTTATGGATGATGAAGACAGAGAGAATGAGGGCGATTTAGTTTTAGCAGGGATTTTTTCTACCCCTGAGAAAATTAACTTTATGGCAACGCATGCAAGGGGACTAATCTGTGTGTCTTTAACCAAAGATTTAGCCAAGCAATTTGAACTACCCCCTATGGTGAGCGTGAATGATTCTAATCATGAAACCGCCTTCACAGTTTCTATTGATGCTAAAGAAGCAAAAACGGGGATTTCTGCTTTTGAAAGGCATTTGACAATTGATTTACTCTGTAAAGAAACCACAAAGCCTAGCGATTTTGTGCGTCCAGGGCATATCTTTCCTTTGATTGCTAAAGATGGTGGGGTGTTAGAACGCACAGGTCATACAGAAGCTAGCGTAGATTTATGCAAGCTTGCTGGGTTAAAGCCTGTAAGCGTGATTTGTGAAATCATGAAAGAAGATGGCTCTATGGCTAGAAGGGGCGATAAATTCTTAAGCGATTTTGCCACTAAGCATAATCTCAAAACCCTTTATGTCTCTGATTTGATTAGTTATCGTTTAGAAAATGAGAATTTGCTAAAGATGTTTTGTCAAGAAGAAAAGGAATTTTTAAAACATCAAACACAATGCTACACTTTTTTAGACCACCAGCAAAAAAACCATTACGCTTTTAAGTTTAAAGGCTCAAAGCCTAATGATTTAGCTCCTTTAGTGCGTTTCCACCCTATCAAAGAAGATTTTGATTTTTTGACTTCTAGTGCGTTTGATGTGTTTTTCAAAGCCTTAGAATACCTAAAGCTTGAAGGGGGGTATTTGATTTTTATGAACACCCATTCTAAAGAAAGCAATGTGGTTAAAAATTTTGGTATCGGAGCGTTAGTGTTGAAAAACCTTGGGATAGAGAGTTTTAGATTGCTTAGTGCTTCTGAAGATAAAGAATATAAGGCACTAAGTGGTTTTGGGCTTAAGCTTGTAGAAACCATCAATCTTTAA
- a CDS encoding molybdopterin molybdotransferase MoeA yields the protein MKALISLEEALEIIELACITPLGKEKIVFSEALHRVIATDILAPCNDPKYNVSSMDAYAFSSKDIELLITEGLKLYPSDNPVGNLHEMVVEKGYALKSFTGANMPQNCDSLLIVEHAEVKNNRLFVKKGVALPKPNDFVRLSGQNYHQNDKLLTKGQKISAYGIGLLAQLNQVFVEVIRKPRVAILSTGNELIEVGQNTQNENATRSTNNHLLKALVESMGGVGVLYELINDDLHTLKEKMQVALLENDMLITTGGMSMGDYDFTQTALEELCEMRFKKVRIKPGKPVAFALYYQHERIKPVLALPGNPNASLMGFYLFGRVILNHLLQTTTTSPIIQAVLESPISRKDTRLEFRFCALKLKNGVWHASLEPSIYKNPSEHGVILLDEGVLEFEAQSVVKAMRFMDLT from the coding sequence GTGAAAGCTTTAATCAGTTTAGAAGAAGCCTTAGAAATTATTGAGCTTGCTTGTATCACGCCTTTAGGAAAAGAAAAAATTGTTTTTAGTGAAGCCCTTCATAGAGTGATAGCTACGGATATTTTAGCCCCTTGTAATGATCCCAAATATAATGTTTCAAGTATGGATGCTTATGCGTTTAGTAGCAAGGATATTGAGCTTCTAATCACAGAAGGTTTGAAATTATACCCTAGCGATAACCCTGTGGGAAATTTGCATGAAATGGTAGTAGAAAAAGGCTATGCATTGAAGTCGTTTACCGGAGCGAATATGCCACAAAATTGCGATTCGCTTTTGATTGTAGAGCATGCTGAAGTAAAAAATAACAGGCTGTTTGTCAAAAAAGGAGTGGCTCTACCCAAACCAAATGATTTTGTGCGTTTGAGTGGGCAAAATTATCATCAAAATGACAAGCTATTGACTAAGGGGCAAAAGATTTCAGCCTATGGCATAGGGCTTCTAGCACAACTTAATCAAGTGTTTGTTGAGGTAATCAGAAAGCCTAGAGTTGCGATTTTAAGCACCGGTAATGAACTTATTGAAGTGGGGCAAAACACACAAAATGAAAATGCCACACGAAGCACAAATAACCATCTTTTAAAAGCCTTAGTAGAGAGCATGGGGGGAGTGGGTGTGTTATATGAGCTTATAAACGATGATTTGCACACACTCAAAGAGAAGATGCAAGTTGCGTTACTAGAAAATGACATGCTTATCACTACAGGGGGCATGAGTATGGGGGATTATGATTTCACGCAAACCGCTTTAGAAGAACTTTGTGAAATGCGTTTTAAAAAGGTGCGTATCAAACCAGGAAAGCCTGTAGCTTTCGCTCTTTATTACCAGCATGAAAGGATTAAACCAGTTTTGGCACTACCTGGAAATCCTAATGCATCGTTAATGGGATTTTATCTTTTTGGAAGAGTGATTTTAAATCATTTGTTACAAACCACTACGACTAGCCCCATTATTCAAGCTGTTTTAGAAAGCCCCATTTCAAGGAAAGACACTCGCTTGGAGTTTCGTTTTTGTGCATTGAAGCTTAAAAATGGCGTGTGGCATGCGAGTTTAGAGCCTAGTATTTATAAAAATCCTAGCGAGCATGGGGTTATACTATTAGATGAAGGCGTGCTAGAGTTTGAAGCACAAAGCGTTGTAAAGGCTATGCGTTTTATGGATTTAACTTAA
- a CDS encoding molybdopterin synthase catalytic subunit produces the protein MLEIIQGALNTQELLKVYQEEACAKNFGAFCVFVGIVREENNIQGLSFDIYEALLKTWFEKWHTKANDLGVVLKMAHSNGDVLIGQSSFLCVLMGKNRKNALELYENFIEDFKHNAPIWKYDLVNNERIYAKERSHPLKGSGLLA, from the coding sequence ATGTTAGAGATTATTCAGGGGGCTTTAAACACACAAGAGCTTTTAAAGGTCTATCAAGAAGAAGCTTGTGCAAAAAATTTTGGGGCGTTTTGTGTGTTTGTTGGCATTGTGAGAGAAGAAAATAACATTCAAGGCTTGAGCTTTGATATTTATGAAGCATTATTAAAGACTTGGTTTGAAAAATGGCACACTAAAGCTAACGATTTAGGAGTGGTGCTGAAAATGGCACATAGCAACGGCGATGTTTTAATAGGACAAAGCTCGTTTTTATGCGTTTTAATGGGAAAAAATAGAAAGAACGCCTTAGAGTTATATGAAAATTTTATTGAAGATTTTAAGCATAACGCACCCATTTGGAAATACGATTTAGTCAATAATGAACGCATTTATGCCAAAGAAAGAAGCCACCCTTTAAAAGGGAGTGGGCTTTTAGCTTAA
- a CDS encoding ATP-binding cassette domain-containing protein, whose amino-acid sequence MIKARFKKPLLGTKGKFILDIDLEIEEKEIVALFGESGAGKSTILRVLAGLEKVDEGYIEVNHSIWLDTQKKFFLKPQNRKIGFVFQDYALFPHLNVYQNIAFANPKDKNKINEVLHLMRLENLSKQKISQLSGGQAQRVALARAIIGAKEFLFLDEALNALDPTLKNDLQTDLLHLIQRFSLSVILVSHNQDEILKLAHKVLLLKHGKITSTSTDFFTPTIHFQAQLLHTDENHAYFKPVEPLKIPKKNLKNLNPIQNLKIQI is encoded by the coding sequence ATGATAAAAGCACGGTTTAAAAAACCCCTTTTAGGGACTAAGGGTAAATTTATCTTAGATATAGACCTAGAAATTGAAGAAAAAGAGATTGTGGCTTTATTTGGAGAATCAGGGGCGGGTAAAAGCACGATTTTAAGGGTTTTAGCCGGACTTGAAAAGGTAGATGAAGGCTATATTGAGGTCAATCATTCCATATGGCTAGACACTCAAAAAAAGTTTTTTTTAAAGCCACAGAATAGAAAAATCGGCTTTGTGTTTCAAGATTACGCCCTATTCCCACATTTAAATGTCTATCAAAACATTGCCTTTGCTAATCCTAAAGACAAAAACAAAATCAATGAAGTATTGCACCTAATGCGTTTAGAAAATCTAAGCAAACAAAAAATTTCTCAACTCTCTGGCGGACAAGCCCAACGAGTTGCTTTAGCAAGAGCAATTATAGGGGCAAAAGAGTTTTTATTCTTAGATGAAGCTTTAAACGCCCTAGACCCTACTTTAAAAAACGATTTACAAACAGATTTATTGCATCTAATCCAACGCTTTTCTCTGAGCGTGATTTTAGTGAGCCACAATCAAGATGAAATCCTTAAACTCGCTCATAAAGTGCTTTTGCTCAAGCATGGAAAAATCACCTCCACAAGCACAGATTTCTTTACCCCCACTATCCATTTTCAAGCCCAACTGCTCCACACTGATGAAAACCATGCGTATTTCAAACCTGTAGAACCCCTTAAAATCCCCAAGAAAAACCTTAAAAATTTAAACCCCATTCAAAATCTAAAGATACAAATCTAA